From a region of the Pongo abelii isolate AG06213 chromosome 9, NHGRI_mPonAbe1-v2.0_pri, whole genome shotgun sequence genome:
- the SIDT2 gene encoding SID1 transmembrane family member 2 isoform X2, with protein MFALGLPFLALLVASVESHLGVLGPKNVSQKDAEFERTYVDEVNSELVNIYTFNHTVTRNRTEGVRVSVNVLNKQKGAPLLFVVRQKEAVVSFQVPLILRGMFQRKYLYQKVERTLCQPPTKNESEIQFFYVDVSTLSPVNTTYQLRVSRMDDFVLRTGEQFSFNTTAAQPQYFKYEFPEGVDSVIVKVTSNKAFPCSVISIQDVLCPVYDLDNNVAFIGMYQTMTKKAAITVQRKDFPSNSFYVVVVVKTEDQACGGSLPFYPFVEDEPVDQGHRQKTLSVLVSQAVTSEAYVSGMLFCLGIFLSFYLLTVLLACWENWRQKKKTLLVAIDRACPESGHPRVLADSFPGSSPYEGYNYGSFENVSGSTDGLVDSAGTGDLSYGYQGRSFEPVGTRPRVDSMSSVEEDDYDTLTDIDSDKNVIRTKQYLYVADLARKDKRVLRKKYQIYFWNIATIAVFYALPVVQLVITYQTVVNVTGNQDICYYNFLCAHPLGNLSAFNNILSNLGYILLGLLFLLIILQREINHNRALLRNDLYALECGIPKHFGLFYAMGTALMMEGLLSACYHVCPNYTNFQFDTSFMYMIAGLCMLKLYQKRHPDINASAYSAYACLAIVIFFSVLGVVFGKGNTAFWIVFSIIHIIATLLLSTQLYYMGRWKLDSGIFRRILHVLYTDCIRQCSGPLYVDRMVLLVMGNVINWSLAAYGLIMRPNDFASYLLAIGICNLLLYFAFYIIMKLRSGERIKLIPLLCIVCTSVVWGFALFFFFQGLSTWQKTPAESREHNRDCILLDFFDDHDIWHFLSSIAMFGSFLVLLTLDDDLDTVQRDKIYVF; from the exons ATGTTCGCTCTGGGCTTGCCCTTCTTGGCGCTCTTGGTGGCCTCGGTCGAGAGCCATCTGGGGGTTCTGGGGCCCAAGAACGTCTCGCAGAAAGACGCCGAGTTTGAGCGCACCTACGTGGACGAGGTCAATAGCGAGCTGGTCAACATCTACACCTTCAACCATACTGTGACCCGCAACAGG ACAGAGGGCGTGCGTGTGTCTGTGAACGTCCTGAACAAGCAGAAGGGGGCGCCTTTGCTGTTTGTGGTCCGCCAGAAGGAGGCTGTGGTGTCCTTCCAGGTGCCCCTAATCCTGCGAGGGAT GTTTCAGCGCAAGTACCTCTACCAAAAAGTGGAACGAACCCTGTGTCAGCCCCCCACCAAGAATGAGTCGGAGATTCAGTTCTTCTATGTGGATGTGTCCACCCTGTCGCCAGTCAACACCACATACCAGCTCCGGGTCAGCCGCATGGACGATTTTGTGCTCAG GACTGGGGAGCAGTTCAGCTTCAATACCACAGCAGCACAGCCCCAG TACTTCAAGTATGAGTTCCCTGAAGGCGTGGACTCGGTAATTGTCAAGGTGACCTCCAACAAGGCCTTCCCCTGCTCAGTCATCTCCATCCAGGATGTGCTG TGTCCTGTCTATGACCTGGACAACAATGTAGCCTTCATCGGCATGTACCAGACGATGACCAAGAAGGCGGCCATCACTGTACAG CGCAAAGACTTCCCCAGCAACAGCTTttatgtggtggtggtggtgaagacCGAAGACCAAGCCTGCGGGGGCTCCCTGCCTTTCTACCCCTTCGTAGAAG ATGAACCGGTTGATCAAGGGCACCGCCAGAAAACCCTGTCAGTGCTGGTGTCTCAAGCAGTCACAT CTGAGGCATATGTCAGTGGGATGCTCTTTTGCCTGGGTATATTTCTCTCCTTTTACCTGCTGACCGTCCTCCTGGCCTGCTGGGAGAACTGGAG GCAGAAGAAGAAGACCCTGCTGGTGGCCATTGACCGAGCCTGCCCAGAAAGCG GTCACCCTCGAGTCCTGGCTGATTCTTTTCCTGGCAGTTCCCCTTATGAGGGTTACAACTATGGCTCCTTTG AGAATGTGTCTGGATCTACTGATGGTCTGGTTGACAGCGCTGGCACTGGGGACCTCTCTTATGGTTACCAGG GCCGCTCCTTTGAACCTGTGGGTACTCGGCCCCGAGTGGACTCTATGAGCTCTGTGGAGGAGGATGACTACGACACATTGACCGACATCGATTCCGACAAGAATGTCATTCGTACCAAG CAATACCTCTATGTGGCTGACCTGGCACGGAAGGACAAGCGTGTTCTGCGGAAAAAGTACCAGATTTACTTCTG GAACATTGCCACCATTGCTGTCTTCTATGCCCTTCCTGTGGTGCAGCTGGTGATCACCTACCAGACG GTGGTGAATGTCACAGGGAATCAGGACATCTGCTACTACAACTTCCTCTGCGCCCACCCACTGGGCAATCTCAG CGCCTTCAACAACATCCTCAGCAACCTGGGGTACATCCTGCTGGGGCTGCTTTTCCTGCTCATCATCCTGCAACGGGAGATCAACCACAACCGGGCCCTGCTGCGCAACGACCTCTATGCCCTG GAATGTGGGATCCCCAAACACTTTGGACTGTTCTACGCCATGGGCACAGCCCTGATGATGGAGGGGCTGCTCAGTGCTTGCTATCATGTGTGCCCCAACTATACCAATTTCCAGTTTG ACACATCGTTCATGTACATGATCGCCGGACTCTGCATGCTGAAGCTCTACCAGAAGCGGCACCCGGACATCAATGCCAGTGCCTACAGTGCCTATGCCTGCCTGGCCATTGTCATCTTCTTCTCTGTGCTGGGCGTG GTCTTTGGCAAAGGGAACACGGCGTTCTGGATCGTCTTCTCCATCATTCACATCATCGCCACCCTGCTTCTCAGCACGCAGCTCTATTACATGGGCCGCTGGAAACTGG ACTCGGGGATCTTCCGCCGCATCCTCCATGTGCTCTACACAGACTGCATCCGGCAGTGCAGCGGGCCGCTCTACGTG GACCGCATGGTGCTGCTGGTCATGGGCAACGTCATCAACTGGTCGCT GGCTGCCTATGGGCTTATCATGCGCCCCAATGATTTCGCCTCCTACTTGTTGGCCATTGGCATTTGCAACCTGCTCCTTTACTTCGCCTTCTACATCATTATGAAG CTCCGGAGTGGGGAAAGGATCAAGCTCATCCCCCTGCTCTGCATCGTTTGCACCTCCGTGGTCTGGGGCTTCgcactcttcttcttcttccagggACTCAGCACCTGGCAG AAAACCCCTGCGGAGTCGAGGGAGCACAACCGGGACTGCATCCTCCTCGATTTCTTTGACGACCATGACATCTGGCACTTCCTCTCCTCCATCGCCATGTTTGGGTCCTTCCTG GTGTTGCTGACACTGGATGACGACCTGGATACTGTGCAGCGGGACAAGATCTATGTCTTCTAG
- the SIDT2 gene encoding SID1 transmembrane family member 2 isoform X1 translates to MFALGLPFLALLVASVESHLGVLGPKNVSQKDAEFERTYVDEVNSELVNIYTFNHTVTRNRTEGVRVSVNVLNKQKGAPLLFVVRQKEAVVSFQVPLILRGMFQRKYLYQKVERTLCQPPTKNESEIQFFYVDVSTLSPVNTTYQLRVSRMDDFVLRTGEQFSFNTTAAQPQYFKYEFPEGVDSVIVKVTSNKAFPCSVISIQDVLCPVYDLDNNVAFIGMYQTMTKKAAITVQRKDFPSNSFYVVVVVKTEDQACGGSLPFYPFVEDEPVDQGHRQKTLSVLVSQAVTSEAYVSGMLFCLGIFLSFYLLTVLLACWENWRQKKKTLLVAIDRACPESGHPRVLADSFPGSSPYEGYNYGSFENVSGSTDGLVDSAGTGDLSYGYQGRSFEPVGTRPRVDSMSSVEEDDYDTLTDIDSDKNVIRTKQYLYVADLARKDKRVLRKKYQIYFWNIATIAVFYALPVVQLVITYQTVVNVTGNQDICYYNFLCAHPLGNLSAFNNILSNLGYILLGLLFLLIILQREINHNRALLRNDLYALECGIPKHFGLFYAMGTALMMEGLLSACYHVCPNYTNFQFDTSFMYMIAGLCMLKLYQKRHPDINASAYSAYACLAIVIFFSVLGVVFGKGNTAFWIVFSIIHIIATLLLSTQLYYMGRWKLDSGIFRRILHVLYTDCIRQCSGPLYVDRMVLLVMGNVINWSLAAYGLIMRPNDFASYLLAIGICNLLLYFAFYIIMKLRSGERIKLIPLLCIVCTSVVWGFALFFFFQGLSTWQKTPAESREHNRDCILLDFFDDHDIWHFLSSIAMFGSFLVSGPPGRAEWIREGSSCLLLCG, encoded by the exons ATGTTCGCTCTGGGCTTGCCCTTCTTGGCGCTCTTGGTGGCCTCGGTCGAGAGCCATCTGGGGGTTCTGGGGCCCAAGAACGTCTCGCAGAAAGACGCCGAGTTTGAGCGCACCTACGTGGACGAGGTCAATAGCGAGCTGGTCAACATCTACACCTTCAACCATACTGTGACCCGCAACAGG ACAGAGGGCGTGCGTGTGTCTGTGAACGTCCTGAACAAGCAGAAGGGGGCGCCTTTGCTGTTTGTGGTCCGCCAGAAGGAGGCTGTGGTGTCCTTCCAGGTGCCCCTAATCCTGCGAGGGAT GTTTCAGCGCAAGTACCTCTACCAAAAAGTGGAACGAACCCTGTGTCAGCCCCCCACCAAGAATGAGTCGGAGATTCAGTTCTTCTATGTGGATGTGTCCACCCTGTCGCCAGTCAACACCACATACCAGCTCCGGGTCAGCCGCATGGACGATTTTGTGCTCAG GACTGGGGAGCAGTTCAGCTTCAATACCACAGCAGCACAGCCCCAG TACTTCAAGTATGAGTTCCCTGAAGGCGTGGACTCGGTAATTGTCAAGGTGACCTCCAACAAGGCCTTCCCCTGCTCAGTCATCTCCATCCAGGATGTGCTG TGTCCTGTCTATGACCTGGACAACAATGTAGCCTTCATCGGCATGTACCAGACGATGACCAAGAAGGCGGCCATCACTGTACAG CGCAAAGACTTCCCCAGCAACAGCTTttatgtggtggtggtggtgaagacCGAAGACCAAGCCTGCGGGGGCTCCCTGCCTTTCTACCCCTTCGTAGAAG ATGAACCGGTTGATCAAGGGCACCGCCAGAAAACCCTGTCAGTGCTGGTGTCTCAAGCAGTCACAT CTGAGGCATATGTCAGTGGGATGCTCTTTTGCCTGGGTATATTTCTCTCCTTTTACCTGCTGACCGTCCTCCTGGCCTGCTGGGAGAACTGGAG GCAGAAGAAGAAGACCCTGCTGGTGGCCATTGACCGAGCCTGCCCAGAAAGCG GTCACCCTCGAGTCCTGGCTGATTCTTTTCCTGGCAGTTCCCCTTATGAGGGTTACAACTATGGCTCCTTTG AGAATGTGTCTGGATCTACTGATGGTCTGGTTGACAGCGCTGGCACTGGGGACCTCTCTTATGGTTACCAGG GCCGCTCCTTTGAACCTGTGGGTACTCGGCCCCGAGTGGACTCTATGAGCTCTGTGGAGGAGGATGACTACGACACATTGACCGACATCGATTCCGACAAGAATGTCATTCGTACCAAG CAATACCTCTATGTGGCTGACCTGGCACGGAAGGACAAGCGTGTTCTGCGGAAAAAGTACCAGATTTACTTCTG GAACATTGCCACCATTGCTGTCTTCTATGCCCTTCCTGTGGTGCAGCTGGTGATCACCTACCAGACG GTGGTGAATGTCACAGGGAATCAGGACATCTGCTACTACAACTTCCTCTGCGCCCACCCACTGGGCAATCTCAG CGCCTTCAACAACATCCTCAGCAACCTGGGGTACATCCTGCTGGGGCTGCTTTTCCTGCTCATCATCCTGCAACGGGAGATCAACCACAACCGGGCCCTGCTGCGCAACGACCTCTATGCCCTG GAATGTGGGATCCCCAAACACTTTGGACTGTTCTACGCCATGGGCACAGCCCTGATGATGGAGGGGCTGCTCAGTGCTTGCTATCATGTGTGCCCCAACTATACCAATTTCCAGTTTG ACACATCGTTCATGTACATGATCGCCGGACTCTGCATGCTGAAGCTCTACCAGAAGCGGCACCCGGACATCAATGCCAGTGCCTACAGTGCCTATGCCTGCCTGGCCATTGTCATCTTCTTCTCTGTGCTGGGCGTG GTCTTTGGCAAAGGGAACACGGCGTTCTGGATCGTCTTCTCCATCATTCACATCATCGCCACCCTGCTTCTCAGCACGCAGCTCTATTACATGGGCCGCTGGAAACTGG ACTCGGGGATCTTCCGCCGCATCCTCCATGTGCTCTACACAGACTGCATCCGGCAGTGCAGCGGGCCGCTCTACGTG GACCGCATGGTGCTGCTGGTCATGGGCAACGTCATCAACTGGTCGCT GGCTGCCTATGGGCTTATCATGCGCCCCAATGATTTCGCCTCCTACTTGTTGGCCATTGGCATTTGCAACCTGCTCCTTTACTTCGCCTTCTACATCATTATGAAG CTCCGGAGTGGGGAAAGGATCAAGCTCATCCCCCTGCTCTGCATCGTTTGCACCTCCGTGGTCTGGGGCTTCgcactcttcttcttcttccagggACTCAGCACCTGGCAG AAAACCCCTGCGGAGTCGAGGGAGCACAACCGGGACTGCATCCTCCTCGATTTCTTTGACGACCATGACATCTGGCACTTCCTCTCCTCCATCGCCATGTTTGGGTCCTTCCTGGTAAGCGGGCCTCCTGGCCGAGCCGAGTGGATACGTGAAGGTAGCAGCTGCCTCCTTCTCTGTGGCTGA
- the SIDT2 gene encoding SID1 transmembrane family member 2 isoform X3, translated as MFQRKYLYQKVERTLCQPPTKNESEIQFFYVDVSTLSPVNTTYQLRVSRMDDFVLRTGEQFSFNTTAAQPQYFKYEFPEGVDSVIVKVTSNKAFPCSVISIQDVLCPVYDLDNNVAFIGMYQTMTKKAAITVQRKDFPSNSFYVVVVVKTEDQACGGSLPFYPFVEDEPVDQGHRQKTLSVLVSQAVTSEAYVSGMLFCLGIFLSFYLLTVLLACWENWRQKKKTLLVAIDRACPESGHPRVLADSFPGSSPYEGYNYGSFENVSGSTDGLVDSAGTGDLSYGYQGRSFEPVGTRPRVDSMSSVEEDDYDTLTDIDSDKNVIRTKQYLYVADLARKDKRVLRKKYQIYFWNIATIAVFYALPVVQLVITYQTVVNVTGNQDICYYNFLCAHPLGNLSAFNNILSNLGYILLGLLFLLIILQREINHNRALLRNDLYALECGIPKHFGLFYAMGTALMMEGLLSACYHVCPNYTNFQFDTSFMYMIAGLCMLKLYQKRHPDINASAYSAYACLAIVIFFSVLGVVFGKGNTAFWIVFSIIHIIATLLLSTQLYYMGRWKLDSGIFRRILHVLYTDCIRQCSGPLYVDRMVLLVMGNVINWSLAAYGLIMRPNDFASYLLAIGICNLLLYFAFYIIMKLRSGERIKLIPLLCIVCTSVVWGFALFFFFQGLSTWQKTPAESREHNRDCILLDFFDDHDIWHFLSSIAMFGSFLVSGPPGRAEWIREGSSCLLLCG; from the exons AT GTTTCAGCGCAAGTACCTCTACCAAAAAGTGGAACGAACCCTGTGTCAGCCCCCCACCAAGAATGAGTCGGAGATTCAGTTCTTCTATGTGGATGTGTCCACCCTGTCGCCAGTCAACACCACATACCAGCTCCGGGTCAGCCGCATGGACGATTTTGTGCTCAG GACTGGGGAGCAGTTCAGCTTCAATACCACAGCAGCACAGCCCCAG TACTTCAAGTATGAGTTCCCTGAAGGCGTGGACTCGGTAATTGTCAAGGTGACCTCCAACAAGGCCTTCCCCTGCTCAGTCATCTCCATCCAGGATGTGCTG TGTCCTGTCTATGACCTGGACAACAATGTAGCCTTCATCGGCATGTACCAGACGATGACCAAGAAGGCGGCCATCACTGTACAG CGCAAAGACTTCCCCAGCAACAGCTTttatgtggtggtggtggtgaagacCGAAGACCAAGCCTGCGGGGGCTCCCTGCCTTTCTACCCCTTCGTAGAAG ATGAACCGGTTGATCAAGGGCACCGCCAGAAAACCCTGTCAGTGCTGGTGTCTCAAGCAGTCACAT CTGAGGCATATGTCAGTGGGATGCTCTTTTGCCTGGGTATATTTCTCTCCTTTTACCTGCTGACCGTCCTCCTGGCCTGCTGGGAGAACTGGAG GCAGAAGAAGAAGACCCTGCTGGTGGCCATTGACCGAGCCTGCCCAGAAAGCG GTCACCCTCGAGTCCTGGCTGATTCTTTTCCTGGCAGTTCCCCTTATGAGGGTTACAACTATGGCTCCTTTG AGAATGTGTCTGGATCTACTGATGGTCTGGTTGACAGCGCTGGCACTGGGGACCTCTCTTATGGTTACCAGG GCCGCTCCTTTGAACCTGTGGGTACTCGGCCCCGAGTGGACTCTATGAGCTCTGTGGAGGAGGATGACTACGACACATTGACCGACATCGATTCCGACAAGAATGTCATTCGTACCAAG CAATACCTCTATGTGGCTGACCTGGCACGGAAGGACAAGCGTGTTCTGCGGAAAAAGTACCAGATTTACTTCTG GAACATTGCCACCATTGCTGTCTTCTATGCCCTTCCTGTGGTGCAGCTGGTGATCACCTACCAGACG GTGGTGAATGTCACAGGGAATCAGGACATCTGCTACTACAACTTCCTCTGCGCCCACCCACTGGGCAATCTCAG CGCCTTCAACAACATCCTCAGCAACCTGGGGTACATCCTGCTGGGGCTGCTTTTCCTGCTCATCATCCTGCAACGGGAGATCAACCACAACCGGGCCCTGCTGCGCAACGACCTCTATGCCCTG GAATGTGGGATCCCCAAACACTTTGGACTGTTCTACGCCATGGGCACAGCCCTGATGATGGAGGGGCTGCTCAGTGCTTGCTATCATGTGTGCCCCAACTATACCAATTTCCAGTTTG ACACATCGTTCATGTACATGATCGCCGGACTCTGCATGCTGAAGCTCTACCAGAAGCGGCACCCGGACATCAATGCCAGTGCCTACAGTGCCTATGCCTGCCTGGCCATTGTCATCTTCTTCTCTGTGCTGGGCGTG GTCTTTGGCAAAGGGAACACGGCGTTCTGGATCGTCTTCTCCATCATTCACATCATCGCCACCCTGCTTCTCAGCACGCAGCTCTATTACATGGGCCGCTGGAAACTGG ACTCGGGGATCTTCCGCCGCATCCTCCATGTGCTCTACACAGACTGCATCCGGCAGTGCAGCGGGCCGCTCTACGTG GACCGCATGGTGCTGCTGGTCATGGGCAACGTCATCAACTGGTCGCT GGCTGCCTATGGGCTTATCATGCGCCCCAATGATTTCGCCTCCTACTTGTTGGCCATTGGCATTTGCAACCTGCTCCTTTACTTCGCCTTCTACATCATTATGAAG CTCCGGAGTGGGGAAAGGATCAAGCTCATCCCCCTGCTCTGCATCGTTTGCACCTCCGTGGTCTGGGGCTTCgcactcttcttcttcttccagggACTCAGCACCTGGCAG AAAACCCCTGCGGAGTCGAGGGAGCACAACCGGGACTGCATCCTCCTCGATTTCTTTGACGACCATGACATCTGGCACTTCCTCTCCTCCATCGCCATGTTTGGGTCCTTCCTGGTAAGCGGGCCTCCTGGCCGAGCCGAGTGGATACGTGAAGGTAGCAGCTGCCTCCTTCTCTGTGGCTGA
- the TAGLN gene encoding transgelin — protein sequence MANKGPSYGMSREVQSKIEKKYDEELEERLVEWIIVQCGPDVGRPDRGRLGFQVWLKNGVILSKLVNSLYPDGSKPVKVPENPPSMVFKQMEQVAQFLKAAEDYGVIKTDMFQTVDLFEGKDMAAVQRTLMALGSLAVTKNDGHYRGDPNWFMKKAQEHKREFTESQLQEGKHVIGLQMGSNRGASQAGMTGYGRPRQIIS from the exons ATGGCCAACAAGGGTCCCTCCTATGGCATGAGTCGCGAAGTGCAGTCCAAAATCGAGAAGAAGTATGACGAGGAGCTGGAGGAGCGGCTGGTGGAGTGGATCATAGTGCAGTGTGGCCCTGATGTGGGCCGCCCAGACCGTGGGCGCTTGGGCTTCCAGGTCTGGCTGAAGAATGGCGTG ATTCTGAGCAAGCTGGTGAACAGCCTGTACCCTGATGGCTCCAAGCCGGTGAAGGTGCCCGAGAACCCGCCCTCCATGGTCTTCAAGCAGATGGAGCAGGTGGCTCAGTTCCTGAAGGCGGCTGAGGACTATGGGGTCATCAAGACTGACATGTTCCAGACTGTTGACCTCTTTGAAG GCAAAGACATGGCAGCAGTGCAGAGGACCCTGATGGCTTTGGGCAGCTTGGCAGTGACCAAGAATGATGGGCACTACCGTGGAGATCCCAACTGGTTTATGAA GAAAGCGCAGGAGCATAAGAGGGAATTCACAGAGAGCCAGCTGCAGGAGGGAAAGCATGTCATTGGCCTTCAGATGGGCAGCAACAGAGGGGCCTCCCAGGCCGGCATGACAGGCTACGGACGACCTCGGCAGATCATCAGTTAG